A region of Halalkaliarchaeum desulfuricum DNA encodes the following proteins:
- the ribB gene encoding 3,4-dihydroxy-2-butanone-4-phosphate synthase yields the protein MRRRPNSSGALGDGVVEGGTVEEAVAAFSAGKPVLVHDFDDREGETDLVYPAGAVRPADVARMRNDAGGLVCVALSDSVAETFGLPFLAGEIDHPAAGDHDLAYDDRSSFSLPVNHRDTFTGITDEDRALTIRELSGAASAAVQGPGTYSAADFAEEFRSPGHVHLLRGAPNLLADREGHTELGLALAQRAELPPAVVVCEMLDDESGAALSPADAAAYAHRHGLVYLEGERLIDAIR from the coding sequence ATGCGGCGACGACCCAACAGTTCGGGAGCACTCGGCGACGGCGTCGTCGAGGGGGGAACCGTCGAAGAGGCGGTCGCGGCGTTCTCGGCGGGCAAGCCGGTGTTGGTCCACGACTTCGACGACAGGGAGGGAGAGACGGACCTCGTCTACCCCGCCGGGGCGGTCCGACCCGCCGACGTCGCACGGATGCGAAACGACGCCGGGGGGTTGGTCTGTGTTGCGCTCTCTGATTCGGTCGCGGAGACGTTCGGACTGCCGTTCCTCGCCGGCGAAATCGACCACCCGGCCGCCGGCGACCACGACCTCGCGTACGACGATCGGTCGTCGTTCTCGCTTCCGGTCAATCACCGCGACACGTTCACGGGTATCACCGACGAGGACCGAGCGCTCACGATCCGGGAGCTGTCCGGCGCCGCGAGTGCTGCGGTTCAGGGCCCGGGAACCTACTCCGCGGCGGACTTCGCAGAGGAGTTCCGGAGCCCCGGACACGTCCACCTGCTGCGCGGGGCCCCGAACCTGCTCGCGGATCGGGAGGGACACACCGAACTCGGGCTCGCGTTGGCACAGCGAGCGGAGCTGCCTCCAGCGGTCGTCGTCTGTGAGATGCTCGACGACGAGTCCGGCGCCGCGCTGTCGCCGGCCGACGCCGCAGCCTACGCGCACCGTCACGGGCTCGTCTACCTGGAAGGCGAGCGATTGATCGACGCAATCCGGTGA
- the fer gene encoding ferredoxin Fer has product MPTVEYLNYEVLDDHGWSMDDDDLFEKAADAGLGEEDYGSLEVNQGEYVLEAAEAQGYDWPFSCRAGACANCAAIAVEGDLEMDMQQILSDEEVEEKNVRLTCIGSPTTDEVRIVYNAKHLDYLQNRVI; this is encoded by the coding sequence ATGCCCACCGTTGAATACCTGAACTACGAAGTGCTGGACGACCATGGTTGGTCGATGGACGACGACGATCTGTTCGAAAAAGCCGCCGACGCCGGACTCGGCGAAGAGGACTACGGCAGCCTCGAAGTCAATCAGGGCGAGTACGTCCTCGAGGCCGCCGAGGCGCAGGGGTACGACTGGCCGTTCTCCTGTCGCGCCGGCGCGTGTGCGAACTGCGCGGCGATCGCGGTGGAGGGCGACCTCGAGATGGACATGCAGCAGATCCTCTCCGACGAGGAGGTCGAGGAGAAGAACGTCCGGCTCACCTGCATCGGGAGCCCGACGACCGACGAAGTTAGGATCGTCTACAACGCGAAGCACCTCGATTACCTGCAGAACCGCGTCATCTGA
- a CDS encoding TRAM domain-containing protein, with the protein MEISDQLRCLFSATVEQRDGSYIIEVPERELQLGEIDEGSTYRVALLSTPSEPKAQAETPPKQTHDSTEPPVKEGEQRTVEIEDIGDQGDGITRVERGFVVIVPDTEQREKVTVEITDVRENVAFAEVVERLSYYE; encoded by the coding sequence ATGGAAATTTCGGATCAACTGCGTTGTTTGTTTTCCGCAACGGTCGAGCAACGAGACGGGTCGTATATTATTGAGGTTCCCGAACGAGAACTCCAGCTTGGCGAGATAGATGAGGGAAGTACCTACCGAGTCGCCCTGCTGTCTACTCCTTCGGAACCAAAAGCGCAGGCGGAAACACCACCGAAGCAAACCCATGACTCGACCGAGCCACCCGTGAAAGAAGGCGAACAGCGCACCGTAGAAATTGAAGACATCGGGGATCAAGGAGACGGTATCACCCGTGTCGAACGCGGGTTTGTCGTCATCGTCCCCGATACGGAACAGAGAGAAAAAGTCACCGTCGAGATCACGGACGTGCGAGAGAACGTTGCCTTCGCGGAAGTGGTCGAACGGCTGAGTTATTACGAGTAG
- a CDS encoding DUF120 domain-containing protein, which yields MSGTVPAVGQDELATLKLVALDGGLVGPVKVSCAELADRLDASNQTASRRLQALEAADHLERDVVSDGQWIAVTDEGESALRREYADYRRIFEGRRSITLRGRVTSGMGEGRHYISLSGYMEQFRERLGYEPFPGTLNVELDEESVRSRAGLRSIDGVPIDGWEDEERTFGPATCYPASVRTAGDPRHADRAHVIVPERTHHDEENLELIAPVKLREDLELSDGDELIVEVHGGTPADGTDIEGGVV from the coding sequence ATGTCCGGGACAGTACCCGCCGTCGGGCAGGACGAACTGGCGACGCTGAAGCTCGTCGCCCTCGATGGCGGCCTCGTCGGTCCGGTGAAAGTCTCGTGTGCGGAGCTCGCCGATCGACTCGACGCGTCGAACCAGACCGCCTCCCGCCGGCTCCAGGCGCTGGAGGCGGCCGACCATCTCGAACGCGACGTCGTAAGCGACGGCCAGTGGATTGCGGTGACCGACGAGGGGGAGTCGGCACTGCGTCGCGAGTACGCCGACTACCGACGGATCTTCGAGGGGCGACGGTCGATCACGCTGCGTGGACGGGTGACAAGCGGGATGGGCGAGGGGCGCCACTACATCTCGCTTTCCGGCTACATGGAACAGTTCCGAGAGCGACTCGGCTACGAGCCGTTCCCGGGAACGCTGAACGTCGAACTCGACGAGGAGAGCGTCCGGTCCCGCGCCGGGCTGCGGTCGATCGACGGCGTTCCGATCGACGGCTGGGAGGACGAGGAACGAACGTTCGGTCCGGCGACGTGTTACCCCGCGAGCGTTCGAACCGCCGGCGATCCCCGACACGCCGATCGTGCCCACGTCATCGTTCCCGAGCGAACCCACCACGACGAGGAGAACCTCGAACTGATCGCCCCCGTCAAGCTCCGGGAGGATCTCGAGCTGTCCGACGGCGACGAACTGATCGTCGAGGTCCACGGCGGCACACCCGCCGACGGCACCGACATCGAGGGAGGGGTGGTGTAA
- a CDS encoding phosphatase PAP2 family protein: MFPELSPLIRVVLVLVSVIAAGVVVAGVTIVGPRRLRGLVRTVPGHLREVAPYVGALGVILVISAFGREGLQSVSQLYGLYLTGTIFAIEGEFVAWLQSHATDGATRLLSWTYVYGYAFLLVFPLLAYAALEESTQLKRLLAAYTLNYAIGLVVYTIVFAHGPRNVMPDMVTSLLYTTTPDFQHLTTQINIRSNVFPSLHTSLSVTVAALAYRTRDVYPLWTVLSGILATGVVFSTMYLGIHWALDVVAGIVLALACVWIVCEYVE; this comes from the coding sequence ATGTTTCCCGAACTCTCCCCGCTCATCCGCGTCGTCCTCGTTCTGGTGAGCGTCATCGCGGCCGGGGTCGTCGTCGCTGGGGTGACGATCGTCGGCCCCAGACGACTCCGAGGGCTCGTTCGAACGGTTCCAGGCCATCTCAGGGAGGTGGCCCCGTACGTCGGTGCGCTGGGGGTTATCCTCGTAATCAGTGCGTTCGGTCGCGAGGGACTCCAGTCGGTGTCGCAGCTGTACGGGCTGTATCTGACGGGCACCATCTTCGCCATCGAGGGGGAGTTCGTCGCGTGGCTGCAGTCACATGCGACCGACGGAGCGACGCGTCTCCTCTCGTGGACGTACGTGTACGGCTACGCGTTCCTGCTCGTGTTCCCTCTCCTCGCGTACGCGGCGCTCGAGGAGTCCACACAGCTCAAACGGCTGCTGGCGGCATACACGCTCAACTACGCGATCGGGCTCGTCGTGTACACGATCGTGTTCGCACACGGCCCGCGGAACGTGATGCCGGACATGGTGACGTCGCTTCTGTACACGACAACGCCCGATTTCCAGCATCTCACCACGCAGATCAACATCAGATCCAACGTCTTCCCGTCGCTGCACACCTCGCTTTCGGTGACCGTGGCTGCGCTCGCGTATCGGACTCGCGACGTCTACCCGTTGTGGACGGTGCTGTCGGGGATCCTTGCGACCGGCGTCGTGTTCTCGACGATGTATCTGGGGATCCACTGGGCGCTGGACGTCGTCGCCGGGATCGTCCTCGCTCTCGCGTGTGTGTGGATTGTCTGTGAGTACGTCGAGTGA
- a CDS encoding ABC transporter substrate-binding protein has protein sequence MCESTCSTATRRTLLAAGAGALSGTAGCLRDFRTVAGRDRIDQLELEIRTLPADSDPNAVRIARSLEDRLDAVGVDARINTLTEEQLYRQVLLNRNFDVYVGQLPETTAIDPDALYPLLHSKYGAEPGWQNPFGYADPDIDELLTRQRTSGDTVRLDVAADLQRRLAESQPFVSIAFPDEISAVRETRFYQWHEPRPIEPVNLLSLSRRDDTEPTLRLVTTDPRLTENRNPIAAEFRRHGSLLELVYAPLVRRIDDEFRPWLLERWTRRPGGERSDVEEPGEEGKNLVLRGELRDGLSWHDGESLDSEDVAFTYEFLADTSLGRAESAIPTSRFRGRSSLVESVEPVDDRTFDVRFETGSPEVAIRAFTVPLLPEHIWREYTGAATIAGIEVNDETTDALVRSNDEPVGSGQLRFLEATAGEEVVFERVPDHPVGAADDIPDRFQGGPAFERLNLTVVPSDVVAVESVAEDEADATVSNLGTDSLPRAARSSATSVVSDRSRALYHVGFNIRRAPLSNFRFRVTIARLFDKGEIVDDVFDGYAVPATSPLEQRWVPPDLSWDGQDPVVPFFAGPDGEFDEERAREAFGEAGYRYSDDGELLAEES, from the coding sequence ATGTGCGAGAGTACCTGCTCCACCGCGACCCGTCGGACGCTTCTGGCGGCTGGAGCAGGTGCGCTGTCGGGGACGGCCGGCTGTCTTCGCGACTTCAGGACCGTCGCCGGCCGCGACAGGATCGACCAACTCGAACTGGAGATTCGAACGTTGCCAGCCGACAGCGATCCCAACGCGGTCCGTATCGCTCGAAGCCTGGAGGACCGCCTCGACGCGGTCGGCGTCGACGCCCGGATCAACACGCTGACCGAAGAGCAGCTGTATCGGCAGGTGCTTTTGAACCGGAACTTCGACGTGTACGTCGGTCAGCTCCCCGAAACGACGGCAATCGATCCCGACGCGCTGTACCCGCTGTTGCATTCGAAATACGGTGCTGAGCCGGGGTGGCAAAACCCGTTCGGCTACGCCGATCCGGACATAGACGAGCTGTTGACCAGACAGCGAACGTCGGGGGACACCGTTCGCCTGGATGTGGCAGCCGATCTCCAGCGCCGCCTCGCGGAATCACAGCCGTTCGTGTCGATCGCGTTCCCCGACGAGATCAGCGCCGTCAGGGAAACCCGTTTTTATCAGTGGCACGAACCCAGACCGATCGAACCGGTAAACCTCCTGTCGCTTTCGCGCCGAGACGACACCGAACCGACGCTGCGGCTCGTGACGACCGATCCGCGCTTGACGGAGAACCGCAATCCGATCGCCGCGGAGTTTCGGCGGCACGGGAGCCTGCTCGAACTGGTTTACGCGCCGCTGGTCAGGCGGATCGACGACGAGTTTCGACCGTGGCTCCTCGAGCGGTGGACGCGACGACCCGGCGGAGAACGATCCGATGTTGAGGAACCTGGCGAAGAGGGAAAGAATCTGGTTCTTCGAGGGGAACTCCGAGACGGACTCTCCTGGCACGACGGAGAATCACTCGACTCCGAAGACGTCGCGTTCACCTACGAGTTTCTGGCGGATACGTCGCTGGGGCGGGCGGAATCGGCAATTCCGACGTCCAGGTTTCGGGGACGCTCGTCACTCGTCGAATCCGTGGAACCGGTCGATGACCGGACATTCGACGTTCGGTTCGAAACCGGAAGTCCCGAAGTGGCGATCAGGGCATTTACCGTGCCGCTGTTGCCAGAACACATCTGGAGAGAGTACACCGGGGCGGCGACGATCGCCGGGATCGAAGTGAACGACGAGACCACGGACGCGCTCGTTCGATCGAACGACGAGCCGGTGGGCTCCGGGCAGCTCCGATTCCTGGAGGCGACGGCGGGCGAGGAGGTCGTCTTCGAGCGGGTCCCCGACCATCCAGTCGGTGCTGCCGACGACATCCCGGACCGGTTTCAGGGAGGACCGGCCTTCGAACGCCTGAACCTGACCGTCGTGCCATCCGACGTGGTCGCCGTCGAGTCGGTGGCAGAAGACGAGGCAGACGCGACGGTTTCGAATCTCGGCACTGACTCGCTTCCACGTGCCGCTCGATCGTCGGCGACCTCCGTGGTGAGCGACCGGTCGCGGGCGCTCTACCACGTCGGGTTCAACATCCGCCGCGCGCCGCTATCGAATTTCAGGTTCCGCGTTACGATCGCCCGATTGTTCGACAAAGGCGAGATCGTCGACGACGTGTTCGACGGCTACGCAGTTCCGGCGACGAGTCCGCTGGAGCAACGGTGGGTTCCGCCGGACCTCTCATGGGACGGGCAGGATCCAGTCGTGCCGTTCTTCGCGGGTCCTGACGGCGAGTTCGACGAAGAACGCGCCCGCGAAGCGTTCGGCGAGGCGGGGTATCGCTACAGTGACGACGGGGAACTACTCGCGGAGGAATCCTGA
- the thpR gene encoding RNA 2',3'-cyclic phosphodiesterase, which translates to MRLFFAVDLPDRLADDVAAVQDRLRDAEGLRFTDPAQAHLTLKFLGDVDTDRVEELETAAREAISNAEVEHEDGTVAPVEPFEAEVGGLGVFPSVEYISVVWAGFRTGEAELTALHEALEAETTALGFDPEDHEFTPHVTLARMDDARGKEIVQEAVTETDPTIGRFRVEDVRLKESILTPEGPEYDTVARFELS; encoded by the coding sequence ATGAGACTCTTCTTCGCCGTCGACCTCCCGGATCGACTGGCCGACGACGTCGCCGCCGTCCAGGACCGGCTGCGCGATGCGGAGGGACTCAGGTTCACCGACCCGGCGCAGGCGCACCTCACGCTGAAGTTCCTCGGCGACGTCGACACCGACCGCGTCGAGGAACTCGAAACGGCCGCCCGCGAGGCGATCTCGAACGCCGAAGTCGAACACGAGGACGGCACCGTCGCACCCGTCGAACCGTTCGAAGCCGAGGTGGGTGGGCTCGGCGTGTTCCCCTCGGTCGAGTACATAAGCGTCGTGTGGGCCGGATTCCGGACGGGCGAGGCCGAACTGACCGCGCTCCACGAGGCGCTGGAGGCGGAGACGACCGCGCTCGGCTTCGATCCCGAGGACCACGAGTTCACCCCGCACGTCACGCTCGCGCGGATGGACGACGCCCGGGGGAAGGAGATCGTCCAGGAGGCAGTCACGGAAACTGATCCGACGATCGGCCGATTTCGGGTCGAGGACGTCCGCCTGAAGGAAAGCATCCTCACACCCGAGGGGCCGGAGTACGACACGGTAGCGCGGTTCGAGCTCTCGTAG
- a CDS encoding universal stress protein, giving the protein MDIRQPIGGWTFADAPTSSDRNTSAEKPTDSHVLAPILTTDESKTADQLKIARTLAQATNMPVRVTSPTAPGHPSTTLAPTAHDDPDSDLSSELTDQLPRSSRSTGSGLVDVHRLTRTVHNTIAASNVDTVVVPGEAPTSLLAGDTSERIATQADCDVLIVNGTAGLDTVPSILLPITGGPHSGLAVDIARRLAVASDACLDVLHVVDTNASDRRYERAEAYIEAAEQRLDDLEGTRSWLLEADDPIDAITEQSDYYPLTVLGAPTTGRLQRFVSGSTNQAIRSNANNVVVSVYNNTGHPSLDDS; this is encoded by the coding sequence ATGGACATCCGGCAGCCGATAGGCGGCTGGACATTCGCCGACGCCCCGACCTCCTCGGACAGGAATACGTCCGCCGAGAAACCGACCGACAGCCACGTTCTCGCGCCGATTCTCACAACCGACGAGTCAAAGACCGCAGACCAACTCAAGATTGCTCGAACGCTTGCGCAAGCGACCAACATGCCGGTCCGTGTGACGTCGCCGACTGCACCCGGGCATCCCTCGACGACACTCGCACCCACAGCGCACGACGACCCCGACTCGGATCTCTCCAGTGAACTCACCGACCAGCTTCCGCGTTCGTCGAGGTCCACCGGTTCCGGACTCGTTGATGTCCATCGCCTGACCCGAACCGTCCACAACACGATCGCCGCGTCCAACGTCGACACAGTCGTGGTCCCGGGAGAGGCACCGACAAGCCTCCTCGCGGGCGACACCAGCGAACGCATCGCCACCCAGGCAGACTGTGACGTGCTGATTGTGAACGGCACAGCAGGGCTCGATACTGTCCCTTCGATCCTCCTCCCGATCACCGGTGGCCCTCACTCGGGGTTAGCAGTGGATATTGCTCGTCGCCTCGCCGTTGCATCCGACGCCTGTCTCGACGTGCTCCACGTCGTCGACACCAACGCATCCGATCGTCGTTACGAACGAGCCGAAGCCTACATCGAGGCTGCCGAACAGCGGCTCGATGATCTCGAGGGAACGAGGAGTTGGCTCCTCGAGGCGGACGACCCGATCGACGCGATCACTGAGCAGTCGGATTACTACCCCCTCACAGTCCTTGGCGCACCGACGACTGGGAGACTCCAGCGGTTCGTCTCCGGATCGACAAACCAGGCCATCCGCTCGAACGCGAATAACGTGGTCGTCTCTGTATACAACAACACTGGCCATCCGTCACTCGATGACTCATAG
- the argS gene encoding arginine--tRNA ligase → MFRQFRSDVESALERALSELGYPTDDLGIEEPPTDVDATLASSVAFRLAGEAGAPPPKVAAEVAGAVEPTGYVATATSQGPYVNFTTTDEYLTDTLSDAQTEAYGALPDRDTAVVVEHTSANPTGPVHVGRARNPIVGDAVANVLAYAGYDVDRHYYVNDAGRQMAVFTWAYETFDESDLEAPPARDRIEYDLVRYYRKGNHYLENADPDEVAAAEEEIAAILQGLEEGKEEVYERVGEVVDSVLGGMKECLARLPAEFDEFIKETRFMRDGSTDEVAERLQETDHAVYEEDAWQLELDDWGIDKNLVFLRSDGTSLYTTRDLAHHEWKFDNYDRAVTVLGEDHKLQAEQLDAALELLGNDVDQLDHVIYSYVNLPEGKMSTRRGTGVMLDDLLDESIDRAREEVQSRMDDRIRDDELTGDDIERIARQVGIGAVRYDIVAKQPTKAITFEWDRALDFEAQSAPYVQYVHARCCGIEAEAAGAGIELPDVDAEVSPELLETPEEQELLAVIARFPACIEEAADELEPHLVATYTREFAETFNAFYRECPVVTADDEATARARLALVRAARHTIANALSVLGVEAPKSM, encoded by the coding sequence ATGTTCAGGCAGTTCCGGTCGGACGTGGAGTCGGCCCTCGAACGGGCGCTCTCGGAGCTGGGATATCCGACCGACGATCTCGGGATCGAGGAGCCGCCGACGGACGTGGACGCGACGCTCGCCTCCAGCGTCGCCTTCCGGCTGGCGGGCGAAGCCGGGGCACCGCCGCCGAAGGTCGCAGCGGAGGTCGCGGGCGCGGTCGAGCCCACGGGGTACGTCGCGACCGCGACCAGCCAGGGGCCGTACGTGAACTTCACCACGACCGACGAGTACCTCACGGACACGCTGTCGGACGCCCAAACGGAGGCGTACGGCGCGCTTCCGGACCGGGACACCGCTGTCGTGGTCGAACACACCAGCGCCAACCCGACGGGGCCCGTCCACGTCGGTCGGGCACGAAACCCGATCGTCGGCGACGCCGTCGCCAACGTGCTCGCGTACGCCGGCTACGACGTCGACCGCCACTACTACGTCAACGACGCCGGACGCCAGATGGCCGTGTTCACGTGGGCCTACGAGACGTTCGACGAGAGCGATCTCGAGGCACCGCCCGCCCGCGATCGGATCGAGTACGACCTGGTGCGCTACTACCGGAAGGGGAACCACTACCTCGAGAACGCCGATCCTGACGAGGTTGCGGCCGCCGAGGAGGAGATCGCTGCGATCCTTCAGGGGCTCGAGGAGGGCAAAGAGGAGGTCTACGAGCGGGTCGGCGAGGTCGTCGACAGCGTGCTCGGCGGGATGAAGGAGTGTCTCGCCCGGCTTCCCGCGGAGTTCGACGAGTTCATAAAGGAGACGCGGTTCATGCGCGACGGCTCCACCGACGAGGTGGCGGAGCGACTCCAGGAGACCGACCACGCCGTCTACGAGGAGGACGCCTGGCAGCTCGAACTCGACGACTGGGGGATCGACAAGAACCTCGTGTTCCTCCGGTCGGACGGCACGTCGCTGTACACCACTCGGGATCTGGCCCACCACGAGTGGAAGTTCGACAACTACGACCGCGCCGTCACCGTTCTCGGGGAGGACCACAAGCTCCAGGCCGAGCAGTTGGACGCGGCACTGGAGCTGCTCGGCAACGACGTCGATCAGCTCGATCACGTCATCTACTCGTACGTGAACCTCCCGGAGGGGAAGATGTCCACCCGCCGGGGAACCGGCGTGATGCTCGACGATCTGCTCGACGAGTCGATCGACCGGGCGCGCGAGGAGGTACAAAGCCGGATGGACGACCGGATCCGGGACGACGAACTGACCGGCGACGACATCGAGCGGATCGCCCGACAGGTCGGCATCGGCGCCGTCCGGTACGACATCGTCGCAAAGCAGCCGACGAAGGCGATCACCTTCGAGTGGGACCGCGCGCTGGATTTCGAGGCGCAGTCGGCGCCGTACGTCCAGTACGTCCACGCCCGGTGTTGCGGGATCGAAGCGGAAGCCGCCGGGGCGGGAATCGAACTCCCCGACGTCGACGCCGAGGTATCCCCGGAACTGCTGGAAACTCCCGAAGAGCAGGAGCTACTCGCCGTCATCGCCCGGTTCCCAGCGTGCATCGAGGAGGCCGCAGACGAACTGGAGCCGCATCTGGTCGCCACCTACACCCGGGAGTTCGCCGAGACGTTCAACGCGTTCTACCGGGAGTGTCCCGTAGTGACCGCCGACGACGAGGCGACCGCCAGGGCCCGCCTCGCGCTCGTTCGCGCCGCCCGACACACGATCGCGAACGCGCTGTCGGTGCTCGGCGTGGAAGCGCCGAAATCGATGTAG
- a CDS encoding PINc/VapC family ATPase — protein MNVVPDTSAVIDGRVSERIEDGSYAGWTVVVPEAVVGELEAQANEGLDTGWEGLAELQRLVDLVEDGEIEAEYVGERPRPDAGDAAGEGEIDALIRDVAADHDAVLLTSDYVQAEVGRAKGLQVEYVEPVVRQVDDLPIREYFDDETLSVHLKTGTRPKAKRGRIGELTYQRIGEEETTEEQMREWADTIEALARASPDGFIELAEPGMTIVQYQDFRIAVARPPFADGIEITAVRPIVKTELEEYSHAEPLKKRLLERQRGMLISGSPGAGKSTFAQAVAEFLDSNDYAVKTMEKPRDLDVGPDITQYGALGGEMAKTADSLLLVRPDYTIYDEVRKTEDFEVFADMRLAGVGMVGVVHATRAIDALQRLVGRVELGMIPQVVDTVVFIEDGQVDTVYDVQTTVKVPEGLTAEDLARPVIQVTDFETGRPEYEIYTFNRQVVTVPLSDEDGDDTGVGRIAKQEIEREIRSVAQGHVEVQLKGQNNAVVYVDEDDISYVIGKGGGRISDIEERLGIDIDVRTHDERPGGGNAADRSGAELADPDANVVQPEITSRHVVIRVDEFVGETVEVRAGGEYLFTATVGRGGDIQVSRGSAIAEELEDAIDRRQEITVVPV, from the coding sequence ATGAACGTTGTTCCGGACACGAGCGCGGTCATCGACGGCCGCGTGTCCGAGCGGATCGAGGACGGGAGCTACGCCGGATGGACAGTCGTCGTCCCGGAAGCGGTGGTGGGCGAACTCGAGGCGCAGGCCAACGAGGGGCTCGACACCGGTTGGGAGGGGCTCGCCGAGCTCCAGCGGCTCGTCGATCTCGTCGAGGACGGCGAGATCGAAGCCGAGTACGTCGGCGAACGCCCGCGGCCGGACGCCGGCGACGCCGCCGGCGAGGGGGAGATCGACGCCCTCATCAGGGACGTCGCCGCCGACCACGACGCGGTGTTGCTCACAAGCGACTACGTCCAGGCCGAGGTGGGCCGTGCGAAAGGGCTGCAGGTCGAGTACGTCGAGCCGGTCGTCCGCCAGGTCGACGACCTCCCGATCCGGGAGTACTTCGACGACGAGACGCTGTCGGTCCACCTGAAGACGGGGACACGACCGAAGGCGAAACGCGGCCGAATCGGCGAACTGACCTACCAGCGGATCGGCGAGGAGGAAACCACCGAAGAGCAGATGCGCGAGTGGGCCGACACGATCGAGGCGCTCGCGCGTGCAAGCCCGGACGGGTTCATCGAACTGGCCGAGCCGGGGATGACGATCGTCCAGTACCAGGACTTCCGGATCGCGGTCGCCCGGCCGCCGTTTGCCGACGGGATCGAGATCACCGCCGTGCGGCCGATCGTCAAGACCGAACTCGAGGAGTACAGCCACGCGGAACCGCTGAAAAAACGGCTGCTCGAGCGCCAGCGAGGCATGCTCATCTCGGGGTCGCCCGGCGCCGGGAAGTCGACGTTCGCACAGGCGGTCGCGGAGTTCCTCGATTCGAACGATTACGCGGTCAAGACGATGGAAAAGCCCAGGGACCTCGACGTCGGCCCCGACATCACCCAGTACGGGGCGCTGGGCGGCGAGATGGCCAAAACCGCCGACTCGCTGCTTCTGGTCCGGCCGGACTACACGATCTACGACGAGGTCCGCAAGACCGAAGACTTCGAGGTGTTCGCCGACATGCGGCTGGCGGGGGTCGGGATGGTCGGGGTCGTCCACGCCACCCGGGCGATCGACGCGCTCCAGCGGCTCGTCGGGCGGGTCGAACTCGGGATGATCCCGCAGGTCGTCGACACGGTCGTGTTCATCGAGGACGGGCAGGTCGACACCGTCTACGACGTCCAGACGACGGTGAAGGTGCCCGAGGGGCTCACCGCCGAGGACCTCGCCCGGCCGGTGATCCAGGTGACCGACTTCGAGACCGGCCGCCCCGAGTACGAGATCTACACGTTCAACCGGCAGGTCGTGACGGTGCCGCTTTCCGACGAGGACGGGGACGACACCGGCGTGGGCCGGATCGCGAAACAGGAGATCGAACGGGAGATCCGGTCGGTCGCACAGGGCCACGTCGAGGTCCAGCTCAAGGGCCAAAACAACGCCGTCGTCTACGTCGACGAGGACGACATCTCGTATGTCATCGGCAAAGGTGGCGGGCGGATCTCCGACATCGAAGAGCGCCTCGGGATCGACATCGACGTGCGGACTCACGACGAGCGCCCCGGCGGGGGGAACGCCGCCGACCGCTCCGGCGCGGAGCTCGCGGACCCCGACGCGAACGTCGTCCAACCGGAGATCACCTCGCGACACGTGGTCATCCGCGTCGACGAGTTCGTCGGCGAGACGGTGGAAGTCCGCGCCGGGGGCGAGTACCTGTTTACGGCGACGGTGGGGCGCGGCGGCGACATCCAGGTCTCCCGCGGCTCGGCGATCGCGGAAGAACTCGAGGACGCGATCGATCGGCGACAGGAGATCACCGTCGTGCCGGTCTGA